The Pongo abelii isolate AG06213 chromosome 23, NHGRI_mPonAbe1-v2.0_pri, whole genome shotgun sequence nucleotide sequence cccagCTGGGGCTGCCTTCCCTCCCTGGCTACTGCAGATCAGGCTACCCAGGCCTGGCTTCTTTTCTCCGTCAACCCTTGCCCCTTGAGCATCTCACACACCCCCAAAGCTACAAATACCATTGATCTACTACTGGATGACGGCACCCACATTTGGACTGTCTgctccaacccccaccccaacaccACACTCAGATTTTTCCAAGTGATGTCACATAGATGCCTCAAATTCAATGAGGCCAGAACAGGACCCTCTGTCCCCCTCACCTTCTCCCCACGAGCCCTCAATCTCAACAAAGaccaccaccatccatccactctGCGGCTCAGGCCTCTGAATCCACTTGGACTCCCCTCTCAGCCCTGTCCCTTCtgtaggcaaacccatatcccaCCCCTCCTTGTCCTCCAGgttccaccccccacccctcaagTAATCACTGTCCCTTAAGGCCTCCCCTGCTCACAGATTCCCCTGGCAGTCCACTACCCTGACAGAAAACacagaggggttttttttttttttttattaacataCAACATAAAATTTGTCCAAACTATTTTCAAGTGttcagttcagtggtattaaacaTCCTTATGCAACCAtccccaccatccatctccagaactttttcattttcccaaactgaaactgcactcattaaacaataactccctgaTCCACctctcatataagtggaaccaTACAGTATTTGTCGTTTTgtgactggtttttttttttttttttttttgagacagagtctcactctgttgcccaggctggagtgcagtggtgtaatcttggctcaccgcaacctgcatctcccagattcaagcgattctcctgcctcagcctcccgaatagccaggattacaggtgcgcgccaccacgcccagctaatttttgtatttttagtagagacgaggtttcaccgtgttgaccaggctggtctcgaactcccgacctcaggtgatccacccgcctcggcctcccaaagtgctgggattacaggtgtgagccactgcgcccagccttgtgaCTGGTTTGTGTTACTGGGCGTAATGTCTTCAAGGGTCATCCATGCTGCatcatgtatcagaatttcattcctttaagGTTGAATGGTATTGCATTGCATGTAGACACCACATTTCGTCTGTCTCATCGGTGGGTGAACTGATGTGAACCATTGTGAATAATGGGGCCATGAACATGAGTGTATGAACatctgttcaagtccctgcttttgATTCTTTTGAATATGTACCCACAAGCagcattgctggatcatacgataattctatttttaattttttgagtcaTGATCATATTGTTTTTCACAGCGgatgcaccattttatattcccaccaacggtgcccaagggttccaatttccccATATCCTCGCCAACACTTGTTTTACTGTTTTGCTTTTCACAGTTACCATCCTAATGGACACAGGGATGCTTGTAAAGTGACAACCTTCACATCTTCCCAGAGGCATCCCAGGTCACCCCACCTAGCACTGCAGACGCCCACGTGGCCCCACCCCTCACTTGGCAATATTCTCATCAAGTGTCAGCACTAGCTTGTTGTATTGACTGCTCTGGACTCTAAAAGACAGTGTCTTTTATTGCATGCTATATCCCCAACATCTAGAACAGTGACAGGCAAACAGTTGTTTAATAAacggtggaaggaaggaaggaaggggagggagggagggaaggaagggagggagggaagggagggagggaaggaaggaaggaaggtaggtggGTAGGTTGGTTTCTATTTTCCACCAAAATATTGAGGCCCTCTCCTGCCTGTCCACTTGCTCTGGTGCGCCTCTCAACCCTCGCGCCCCACCTGGACTCAATCCCCCAGTCCTGCCTCTCCTTCCGTGGGCCCCCGGGAAGAGCCCCGACAGCAGCCGGCACATTTGATTGGGGCCCTGGACATTTGGGGAGGTTTGGACACGTTCCCGACAGCCTCCCTGCTGTGGGTTAGGTGGGCCTGTCTCGGGCTGGCAGCGAGGACAACGTTGTGGCTAGGTCGTCAGTTAGTGAGCCAGCACCGTTAGAGCCGCCACACTCCGCGCGCCGCCCACGCGCCCCGCCCTTTCCAGTTTTGCCTCCCCTGCTCGGGTCTTCGCTCCTCTAACCCATACGATCTTAGCCCCGCCCCCGTGGTGTCGTGGGTCCACGGTACTGGTCCTCTCCTAGAAAGCCGCGAAATGACCAGTTCCTCATTGGCCACACGTTCTCCCGCGCCACCACCGCAGCCACAACAACCGCCACGTGCTCAACCTTGGCGCCTGCCCATTGGCCACCAGCCTCTACCCGCCCACTCTCCCTTTCCGCCCCTaatttccctcttcctccttccattgGCTGCCGGGCTCAGGGGCTCTCTTTCCAGCCTGGGGCGCGCAGCGCCTCGGATGCGGATTGGCCGAAGGCGGGGCTGGGAGGCGGGTTAAAGAGCGCGTTGCTGGCTGGGCCACGCGTGCATGAGAAGGTTCAATGGCGTGGCAGGGACTAGCGGCCGAGTTCCTGCAGGTGCCGGCGGTGACGCGGGCTTACACCGCAGCCTGCGTCCTCACCACCGCCGCGGTGGTAAGCGGCCGGGCGGACCGGACGTCGCCTTGGTTACAGCCTCTGGCGGGAGGGGTGAGGGTCGCCATGGTTACGGCGTGGCTCCCGGGCAGCTCTTGACTGGCCCCTGGTTCCACAGCAGCTGGAGCTCCTCAGCCCCTTTCAACTCTACTTCAACCCGCACCTTGTGTTCCGGAAGTTCCAGGTGAGGCCGCCCCGCGCCGCGCACCTGTGGGCCCGGCCCGCCCACCCCGCACCTGACCGCCTGTCCCCCGTAGGTCTGGAGGCTCGTCACCAACTTCCTCTTCTTCGGGCCCCTGGGATTCAGCTTCTTCTTCAACATGCTCTTCGTGTATCCTGCGCCCTGCGGACATGGGCTGGGTGGAGGGCAGGCCCgccgggccgggagaggccgggacggggaaactgaggccccggCTGGTGGCACTTCCTATACCGACGCCGTAGGTTCCGCTACTGCCGCATGCTGGAAGAGGGCTCCTTCCGCGGCCGCACGGCCGACTTCGTCTTCATGTTTCTCTTCGGGGGCGTCCTTATGACCGTATCCTTCCCGCAGGCTCTGGAACCTCGGGCTAGGGCGCCTCGGGGTCCGGCCTGTGTTGGTCCTAGGGCCAACACAGCCATGCCAGGAAGGGACACAGTCGCTCTCTCCAGCTTAGTATGTGTTGAGGGCCCACTTTGTGCTCAGCTGCAGGGGCCAGGGCTAGATCTTCAGTGCTGTATGCAAAATACAAAGCCATGCACGAAAGAGCCAGGTGGGGTGTCAGGGCCACTAGCTGAGCCCTGAATGCGAGTAGTCGGGAGAAACTGGGGCAGGGACAGGCAGTGGTTGGGCCCTGGGATGAGGCTGTAGGTGTGCAGGGCAGATTTCGTGGGACCTGAAGCCCGTGGAGTGTGTCGCCTTTATTGGACTGGCTCATCTTGATGAGGGAATAGCACATAGGGGAGATGAGGACGGGAAGAATTCCAGGGTCTTGGGAAGTCAGAGGGGCCCTGGGCTTGGGCTGAGGCCTGCACCGGAGCACCTTGACTCTGGCCCAGCTGCTGGGACTCCTGGGCAGCCTGTtcttcctgggccaggccctcaTGGCCATGCTGGTGTACGTGTGGAGCCGTCGCAGCCCTCGGGTGAGGGTCAACTTCTTCGGCCTGCTCACTTTCCAGGCACCGTTCCTGCCTTGGGCGCTCATGGGCTTCTCGCTGCTGCTGGGCAACTCCATCCTCGTGGACCTGCTGGGTGAGCCTCCCGGTACATCTAGTCCGCCCCAGGCTGGCCACTCCCCTCAGGACACGCTGCTTATGCCCTGGGGCCCCTCTCCCATCCTTGCTGGAGCTCTCCTCACATCTGGCTCCATCCCCATCTTCCTGCCCTCCCAGTTGCTGTGCTCTTACAGCCCCTCAAGCCAGCCGGCCGCATAATTTGCATCTTCAGGACAGATCTACTGATGCTTGCACGGTCCTGATGGGAGTGGGGATGGGCGGGTCAGGGTTCCTGCCCCATGGCTCCCACTCCTCCACTATTCTCAGGCCCTCCCCCCCCGGGTGCTGCCTGCTTCTGGGCCCTTTAAGCTTGTCCTTTAGGGCTAACCCTGGCCTGCCCTGGGCTGGCACTCTGTACAAGACTTTGGGGTACTCATGCTGTGGGGCCTGCAGGGCCACCAGGCTGTGGATGGGGGCCTGGGGCAGGCTCTGCTGGTCTAGGACTCTGGGCTGTGGAGGGTGACCCCACAGTCCGTGGCTGTGTCACAGGGATTGCCGTGGGCCACATCTACTACTTCCTGGAGGACGTCTTCCCCAACCAGCCTGGAGGCAAGAGGCTCCTGCTGACCCCTGGCTTCCTGTGAGTGTTGAgagtcctccctccctctccccgcccTCAGAAGGATCCCCACCGATGGGGACCTGTGTTGGTCTGTGCTCAACACGGGCCCCTCCCCACAGAAAGCTGCTCCTGGATGCCCCTGCAGAAGACCCCAATTACCTGCCCCTCCCTGAGGAACAGCCAGGACCCCATCTGCCACCCCCGCAGCAGTGACCCCTACCCAGGGCCAGGTCTAAGAGGCTTCTGGCAGCTTCCATCCTACCTGTGACCCCTACGTGGGGCAGAAAAAAACCCGTCCTAAAGGCTGGGCCCATGCAAGGGCCCACCCAAATAAACAGAATGAGCTGCAGTCTTTTGGCCCACAGCACTGGCTTCCCCATCTCACCCAGCCACATCCTTCTATGCCTGCCCCGTCCTCACTCACTGTGGCCTCTCAGCCCAACTGCAGGTGGTAGGATAGGGGTGCCCATAGAGGGCAAAGAAACTGCCCATGGTTGCCCGGCAGAGCTTTGAGCTCACAGGTTGCCCGGCAGAGCTTTTGAGCTCACAGGTGACAGGCTCAGGGTTCTCATCCTGGCCCCACCAGGGCCTTGGGCAAGTCCTGCCCACCATAGGCCTCTGCTCCCTGCCAGTCAGCGGGGAAGTTCACCAGATTTCGGCTGCTGGGGCCAGGACAGGCCTCTCCTAGGTTGTGCCAAACCAGCCTACAGATGTTCCTGCCAGTGGTGCCTTCAGGCTGATGCCAATCTAGCCTCTCCTGTCCCTCATCAGCCACCCTGACAGGTGGGCGTATGCCTCATTTTTCATCTAGTGACGCCAAAGCCCCATGGAGTCAGGTGCAGAAGAGGGCCAGGACTGGGTCTTCTGCCCTTTCTATGACCTCAGAGCCTAAGTTTTCACCTTAGCAGAGTCCTGAGACTGGGTGAGGCAGGGACTTCTGGAAGGTTCTGTTCCTGCCCTTTTTAGCTGAGGACCTGTGCGAGCCTTATCTGACCCTTGTGGCTCACTTTTCTCTTCTGAGCTGGCAGCTTTCCTTGTTGCTCTAGGCCTGTCCATGTTGTGGTTTATTTCTGTATGCTCAGGTGGCACGGGGCCTCCTCCAAAGACAGGTTGTCATTTTCATGGTAACAACACTGTTCTCTGTTGAGTCTGCCCTCCATGTTGTAGCCAGACCTTGTGGAGATGGCTTTGCGGCGGTGTGAGCTGGCGGTCAGGAGTGAGGGCCCAGCCTCCCCGGCACCTCCCAGCCAGGTGGCCCTGCCCGACCTGTGGGGTGAGGCAGCCACGGTTCCTTCCATCCCCCCAGTTATGGAGACACAGGGCTGCCTCACCCTTTCATTGCCGAGGTTCCTACCTCATGGACAGAACAAACACCTCAGCAATGAAACCTGTTCATGTCTAAGAACAGCTGGGCTGGGAATCTTCCCCTTTGTTCAAGGCCTTCCAGTAAGGCCCAGCTGTTCCCTTGCTGTGCGTGGGGCTCTGGGGAGTTCCACTCTCTGATGGAGGGCAGAGGCCCTGAGTGCAAACTCCCTGGGAAGAGTCCCATGCTAACACGTGCTCAAGGGAGCCCCCCCTCACATCTCAGCGACCAAGAACCCCAATCCCTAATCAGAGCTCTGCCTCTGCCCCACGTGGGGCCCTACCCCACTTCCAGGGAGCACAGCAGCCTCTGACCCTAGCCCTGCCCTGGCAGCAAGGGTCCTGCCAACAGCTGAGGGTGGCAGCAGTCTATGCTGGGATCTGTGCCCATTCTCTTCAGTAAGGCTAGAGCTGCGAGCCAGTTTGCTGCCCTCCCAGATCCTGTGTCCATTCTAAAGAGTGGGGACACCTCCCTATTACAGATGAGAACAGAGGGGACATGAACTCCTTGGGAAGGGAAGGGACCCTTGGCTGTGTCTCCTCCCTGTACTGTGTCAACCCCAAGAGCTGGCACCAGGCCAGGAGGGCTATTCCCATATTCCTCACAGCTGGcctgtgaggcaggagctggcccaGGTCACAGTGCCTGCTGGTGTGGGAAAGGGCCCCAGTTGACCTGGCTATGGGTGCCACTGGAGCTAGAACAGCCCTCCTGCACCCAGGCTGGCGAGAGCCCAGCAGTGCCCACACAGGACTGGGCCCTCCGCAGGGGACTTCAGAGCAGCAAGGCCCCAGCTGGCAGTAGCCGGACCATCTGGACACAGCAGAGCCAGGGTGGCCCAGGGACAGCAGGAGAGCTCACGGCACCTTCCTGAGGCCAAGCAAGGGGAGCAGGGTTAGGGCTGTTCGTGAAAGGCAGAAAGCCTCTGCCCTGAGCCTCACAGCCACTCTTCTCAGCTCTCTGGGTCTGGAAGGAGAACAGGCTGAGGGGAGCTGAGAGGAGCTGAGGTGCTACCAGGAGCCCCATTCACCCCCACCTGCCCACCTGGGAATCTGAGGCAGAGGAGGGTGAGGCCTGTGTGCCAACCTTGTTCACATACCACCTTCGTCCCCCCAGGCCCCGGCCCCTTTCCtggctctcattatttttatgctaAAACTTTGAAGAAATTGAACATGACCTGttgccttttatttaaaaactgttaCTAGCCCTGCCTGGGGCTcctatacaaaaacaaaacacaacctaAAATAAGGTTTCTTCCTGACCCCAGAGACTGGGGAGGGGTAGGGAGGGTGGGGGGCAGGACTGGGGCTCAACAAATGGAATGTGTGCCAGGAAGGGccacctggaagcccccactccacccccaccccgaTCCTCAGGATGGCACTGGGCTGTCCCCTCGCCTCTGTCCTTGCCAGATGGAGGAGAGGCGGCCCAATCTTCTGAGATGCTCCGTGGGAGCCACGTGCTGATGGGCTGGTTACCAGGCCGGGGCCGTGTTGGCAAGACGCCTCATCCGCCTGGAAGAGGAGTGGGGAGGGCAATGAGTCGGGGCCAGCTCCCAGCCTGGGCGCTGCCCTTCCCAAGGCTCTACAGGgcagccaggtgtgggggtgggAACAGAGGCAGGATGTGGGCCCCCAGCAGAGTCAGACCCAGCCTTCTCTCAGCCTCGCCTGTCTGCCACTCAGGCCTTGTTCATCACTCCAGGGACTCCAAAACCTGGATCTGGGCTGTGGTCAGACCCTCAGCCTGAGGAATTATGTTTGTTCCATGCAGGGAAATATACCCGGGGGTTTGGATGGGGCCTCATCACCCAGAAGCTTGCCTGCCTCTAGCAGCACTAGAGGTACGCTCTCCCAGAGACCATGGGAGACTAGGAAAGGCAAtggccctgcccctgcctggaAAGCCAGCTGCCTGTGGGCAGAGCCCAGGACCACAGGGCCAGGGGTACCTCGTGTTCCTGTCCTGGTCGCGGATCTTCTTCTCCATCTCAGCGTCTGTCAGAGTCTCCAGCAGTGGGCACCACTGGTCTGCATCGCCCGTGTTCCGGATGGCAATCTCCACTGTGGGCAGAGGGTTCTCGCTACGAGGAGGGGAGGCAGTGAGAAGAATGACTTTTCCAGCTATAGATGGAGAGTCCTCAGAAAGCTCTGGCCCCTGTCTGTGCCCTGCTCCTCCCAGCAGCACTGTTGGCACCCAGCGGATGCTCCAGTCATCTGAACCTCAAGGGAGCTGCTGGAGGCGCCAGGGCCTCTCCAGAACAACAGTGTTGTCACCATGACCCCATGGGCTTTCCCTTCAAAGTGAACTTTCAACAGGCCTTTTGTGCCCagcatctctctgtctctgagaTGGAGGAGGGGGCCACTGGCTGTGGAGGTCGTCCTCCTTGACAGGACAGCATGGGCTGGACCATGCTGATGCCACAGTGCCACAGTGCCAGTCAGGAGGTGGAACCCATAGGAGCAGGAGGACTGTCTGCTCCACCCAGTGTCCAGAGCTAGGGCCCACTGATCAGGGAAAGGGGATGGATGGCGAATGGGAGCAAAGGAGTCTCCCAGAAGTCCCCAGCCCCCCACTACTGAGGGCCACTGCACAGCCTGTTCCTGCATGTTCCACACACTTGCCCCTCAGCCCACCTCCTGGCCAAGTAAAACCCTTGAGAGGCTGGTCTGTGCTTAGGATCAGACAGCTGGCTGACAGGGAGCTGGACTGAAGCCATATCCCTGGACCACACTCTGCCCTGGGTCTCACAAGGACCACCCAACTCTGCCCTGAGTTACCTTACTGTTGCCAAAAGGACACAGCAGAGGAGGGGGACAACAAGGGCAGAGGCTACACAGGCATGGGGTGGGCACAGGAGTGCTGGGGAGGTGGTAGGGTGGCTGGCTGCCGCCTCTCTGGGCTTTGATTTGCAAGTCTGTGACAGGACGCTAAGGAGATCACAGCTGTGGATGCCACAGGGCCCGTGTGCCTCCCACATGCAGTGGCTCCCATCACTCCCACCTCTGAGAGAGCAGCTCTGGGTGCTGACAGTGTTTCACAGTTGAGTGACACCAGACCCCTGGCTTGGCAGAAGGCCTCAGCGTGAAGTCCTAACCGTGACTCTcccacttcccctcccctctccgtggtcctttcctttctcctccactTGGGCACCTCCACTTGGCTCTCCCTAGGCTCAGTCCCCTGGGAGATGGACACCCTGCCAGCCTGCGGCCCTGAAAAACACCATGAGCTCTGGCAGGAGCAAGGGCAGTCCGGACTCGGGAGGCACCAGGCGGACACTGATAGAGAGGACAGGTCCCTGCAAACCTCATCTGGAATATGGAAACATTTATTGCTGTGAAGGGCTTTTGAAGGATGACTGTTATTAAAGAAGCCAAAACATCTCCACTGAGGGAGCTTCCTAGGGGCCAGGGATCTTCTCACAGCCTCCCTGTAGCCGGTGCTCAAGGGTGTGGGAACAGCTTGCTTGCAGAGCGAGTCCCGGCTCCACACATCCACACCAGTGAGTGCACACCCAGCTCTGGTAGCCATGAGCTCGTTCCAGGTTGGGCTCAGTGCTGCTCTCCTCAGCCTGGGGTCTCAGGGACTGTGGGCACACAGGGCACAGCGCAGGGCACTGGCTGCGGCTGGCTCTCCCTGCAGCAGGCCTGACCCCTCACAGCTGAAGCTCAGCCCACCAGGTCCATGCTCATGAGTCCCAGAAGCTCGAGCTCATACTGGTGACGCAGAGGCAGGGCCAGAGGCAGTGTCGGCACCCCCACCCTCTGGGGCTGACCCATCCTCAGCAGCTCCTGACAGCTGGTCCCTGGCCAGCACCAGGTGGTTTAGCAGTCTAGGGACCGCCCCAGCCTCAGACCCCAAACATCATTCCTCGCCGTGAGGGCTCCCAGCAGCCTTCCTTGGAAGGCAGACATGAAAGGCACCAAGCCCACACCGAGGGAAGCAAAACATGTTTTCCTCTTAAACAAGAGCTGGCGAGTGGATCCCAGAGGCTCCTTTGTTTACCTCTCCTTGATGCTGGGAAGATTCCACTCCAGTGGGTTTGTTCTAAAGTAAGAAATGCTCGCACCAACCATGTAAGAACGGGCCGAGAGCCAGCACTAGCCTGCCTTGGGTTTTGGGGGCATGTGGGCAGGGAGATGCTGTCCTGAGTTCCAAAGGGTGCTGGGGACCCTGGGAGCCACCCTGCTTCCCCACTCCTTCCAGGGAATTCTGGTTCATGGGCTTCGAAGCCGCCAGGGACCCCAGACCTTCCTACcacccaaagtgtccaggtggggACAAAGATACCCAGGCAGGGGATGCTCATGTCTGAGGTGACAGAGGGAGCCAGGACTGATGCCAGTCGAGTATCTTGAGGTTTACTTTCAATGTGATCTCACTTTCATGACCTCATATGATGCAACACACAAGTATTATCCCCACGttacaaatgacaaaatataGACTTCAAGGGAAAACGACCTGTCCACAGCCACTCGAGCAGGAAGGGGAGATGCCAAAACTTGGTGTCACCCTTATGTTTGCAATTCACACCTCCGAGGCCGCCAGGAGCCTCAAATGATTTTTACAAGGGTGCCAAGTCCACTCAATGGaggaagagcagttttcaacATGGTGCTGGGGCAACAGGACTCTGGATTGacaatggattcttagatatgaaaccaaaagcactagcaacaaactaaaaaaatacataaattaccggccgggtgcagtggctcacacctgtaatcctagcactttgggaggccgaggcgagcggattatgaggtcaagagatggagaccatcctggccaacatggtgaaaccccgtctctactaaaaataaaaaattagctgggtgtggtggcaggtgcctgtagtcccagctacttgggaggctgaggcaggagaatcacttgaactcaggaggcggaggatgcagtgagccaagatcacagcactacactccagcctggtgacacagcgagactctgtctcaaaaaaaaaaaaaaaaagataaattggactacatcaaaatgaaaacttttgtgcttcaaagaacactatcaagaaagtgaaaaggcaatcccccaaatgagagaaaatatcttcaaatcatgtatctgatgaGGGATTtctatgtagaatatataaagaacaattacaactcaacaataaaaaaaaaaacccaattaagAAACTAGCAAAGCATTTTCtccaaagatacacaaatggccagaAATACAtgcaaagatgctcaatatcatcagtcattagaaaaatgcaaatcaaaaccacaattacttcaCACCTCCTCAGACGGCTATGATCAAAAAGAGAACAGCAAATGCCAGCAGGATTCAGAGAAACGGGAATCGCACActtctggtgggaatgcaaaatggtacagccactttggaaaacagtctagaAATTCTTCAAAATGCTAACCACTGAGTTGTcacgtgacccagcaattctactcctgggtatatatccaagaaaattgaaaacagatgttcacacaaaaactcatACACAAATGTTCTCAGCAGCAGTACTCACAATAGccgaaaaatggaaacaacccaaaagtcAATCtgctgatgaatgaataaaatgtggtatatccatgcaatgaGATAATAttcaatcataaaaaagaatgaagtcctgATAAaagatgctacaacatggataatccttgaaaacattatgctaagaagccagtcataaaagaccacatattggaTGGCTCCATTTCTATGAAGTACCTGGAACAGGCAAATCTACAGATAGAAAGTGGATGAGTAGACGCCTAGGGCTGAGAGACAGCAGGGAGGAATGGGACTGCCTGCAGCGGGGTGATGAAAAAGTCCTAAAATTGACAGTGGTGATAGTTATACAGCTCTCTGCATATATCAAAAACTGCTGCACTATTCACTTTAAATGTGTGAATTGTATGGTTTATGAATTGTAtcacaataaagctgttaaaaaaacaaataaaacctgaCATCAGGCCAGGGCTGGTGGGCAGAGCTTCGGAAGGAACCTCTGAGGCTCACACTCAACCAGCCCAACATGTCCCTGAAGTCCCCCAGCCTAATTCCCGATGCTGTGCCATCAGAGGGACACTGTCTCTCTGTCCCTCAAGCAGGCCCAGCTACCAAGCTCCCTGACCCTTAGTCTCTCTTCATCCCAACCCTGTACATGTAGGACTGCTGGTGTGTAGAGACCCCTGGGGCAGACAGGGCCTGATCCACAGGGCCCACCTTCCTTCTCAAACACCTGCCTGTCCCTGGCCTCCTCTCGGTCCTTCCTGCTGCAGTCCCCCATCAGCACCTGCCCTGGCCATCCTCACCCCAGGTTCTATGCCCCCCACTGCCCTTCCTCATGCCCACAGCCTCCGGTGCTTTCTGTGGCCATGGCACACTGATGGCCATGCACATGAATCTGTCTCCTCTGACAGACAGGGCAGTGTCTCCTCCAGTCCCTGGCCAGGAACACAGGGCTGGCCCAGGGGAGGTGCCAGTAACTTTGCAGGATCAGCTCTCCTCAGAGGCTCTGACTAGCCCAGCCTCCTTCCCCTTGAGCCCTGTCTCCCTCCTTTCGCTGGCCCTTCATGCCAGTCCACTGGCTCTAGGACGTCTGTGTCACTGTGGTCCCAGTCTGTCCTCTAGGAGCCTAGGGCTTCTGACCAGTTTGTCACATGCCCGTTTCCCCTTCATGCTTGTCTCCTGTCTGTCCCACTGCCAAAGGGAGCAGGCTGTTCTCTGCCCTGGTTCCCCTGAGGTGTGGGCATAGTGGCCTTGCGCACACATGTCCTGTGGCCGGCAGCTTGCCCCACTGTACCATGGATCCAATCAATGTCCTCACTGCCGAGGAGGGTATGGAAGCCAGGCACTGAGCTCTGGCTGGGAGAGATGGAGGGACTGGCTCTTGGGGAATCAGCGAGTGCTTCCATTATGGAATGACCTAGGCCCAGAGCtgaaaacccttttttttttgagatggagtctagctctgtcgcccaggctagagcacaatggcgcaatctcagctcactgcaatctccgcctcgtggttcaagcaattctcctgcctcagcctcccgagtagctgggattacagatgcccaccaccacacctggctaatttttctacttctagtggagacggggttttgccatgttggcctgtctctaactcctgacctcaggtgatccgcccaccttggcctcccaaagtgctgggattacaggcgtgagccaccatgcctagcctgaaAACCCTTCTTAAGAAGTCAtgtggccgagcgcggtggctcacgcctgtaatcccaacatgttgggaggccgagatgggtggatcacaaggtcaggagatccagaccatcctggctaatacggtgaaaccccgtctctactaaaaacacaaaaattagctgggcgtggtggcaggcatctgtagtcccatctactcaggaggctgaggcaggagaatggcgtgaacccgggaggcggagcttgcagtgagctgagatcacgccactgcactccagcctgggcgacagagagagaccccatctcaaaaaaaaaaaaaaaaaagtcatgtgacACAGCAGTTGCCAAGCTTTCTGTGTGGCAGAGACCAGGCCAGGACTCCTGGTCTAGCTCTCTGTGGGCTGACTGGCCCCTGGACCTGGGGACTCAGCGGCCCAGCTTCCTTTCcccaggcagggccaggcaggACTGACACTGGTCTCCCTGGGGACAGAGTTAAACGAAGTCCCTCCTAAGATCCCATGGGGTGGGGTGGTGCAGCGGGGGGAACGTGGGTTGGAGTCAGGGATGACAGCCCAACCCTAAGGCCCTGTCCTGTCCTTGCGGCTGTCTTCCAGTGTGGGGACTGGGAAGACACACGCAGCCCTCCTGATGCTAAAAGCCCACTCAGGACACTTCCCAGGTCCCCAGGAAGGCCGC carries:
- the DERL3 gene encoding derlin-3 isoform X9, with amino-acid sequence MRRFNGVAGTSGRVPAGAGGDAGLHRSLRPHHRRGAAGAPQPLSTLLQPAPCVPEVPGLEARHQLPLLRAPGIQLLLQHALRLLGLLGSLFFLGQALMAMLVYVWSRRSPRVRVNFFGLLTFQAPFLPWALMGFSLLLGNSILVDLLGIAVGHIYYFLEDVFPNQPGGKRLLLTPGFLKLLLDAPAEDPNYLPLPEEQPGPHLPPPQQ
- the DERL3 gene encoding derlin-3 isoform X2, producing MRRFNGVAGTSGRVPAGAGGDAGLHRSLRPHHRRGAGAPQPLSTLLQPAPCVPEVPGLEARHQLPLLRAPGIQLLLQHALRVPLLPHAGRGLLPRPHGRLRLHVSLRGRPYDPAGTPGQPVLPGPGPHGHAGVRVEPSQPSGEGQLLRPAHFPGTVPALGAHGLLAAAGQLHPRGPAGDCRGPHLLLPGGRLPQPAWRQEAPADPWLPVSVESPPSLSPPSEGSPPMGTCVGLCSTRAPPHRKLLLDAPAEDPNYLPLPEEQPGPHLPPPQQ
- the DERL3 gene encoding derlin-3 isoform X1; its protein translation is MRRFNGVAGTSGRVPAGAGGDAGLHRSLRPHHRRGGKRPGGPDVALVTASGGRGEGRHGYGVAPGQLLTGPWFHSSWSSSAPFNSTSTRTLCSGSSRSGGSSPTSSSSGPWDSASSSTCSSSAGTPGQPVLPGPGPHGHAGVRVEPSQPSGEGQLLRPAHFPGTVPALGAHGLLAAAGQLHPRGPAGDCRGPHLLLPGGRLPQPAWRQEAPADPWLPVSVESPPSLSPPSEGSPPMGTCVGLCSTRAPPHRKLLLDAPAEDPNYLPLPEEQPGPHLPPPQQ
- the DERL3 gene encoding derlin-3 isoform X7, coding for MRRFNGVAGTSGRVPAGAGGDAGLHRSLRPHHRRGGKRPGGPDVALVTASGGRGEGRHGYGVAPGQLLTGPWFHSSWSSSAPFNSTSTRTLCSGSSRSGGSSPTSSSSGPWDSASSSTCSSSAGTPGQPVLPGPGPHGHAGVRVEPSQPSGEGQLLRPAHFPGTVPALGAHGLLAAAGQLHPRGPAGDCRGPHLLLPGGRLPQPAWRQEAPADPWLPGTSEQQGPSWQ
- the DERL3 gene encoding derlin-3 isoform X8, which produces MRRFNGVAGTSGRVPAGAGGDAGLHRSLRPHHRRGAAGAPQPLSTLLQPAPCVPEVPGLEARHQLPLLRAPGIQLLLQHALRLLGLLGSLFFLGQALMAMLVYVWSRRSPRVRVNFFGLLTFQAPFLPWALMGFSLLLGNSILVDLLGIAVGHIYYFLEDVFPNQPGGKRLLLTPGFLGLQSSKAPAGSSRTIWTQQSQGGPGTAGELTAPS
- the DERL3 gene encoding derlin-3 isoform X5, with protein sequence MAWQGLAAEFLQVPAVTRAYTAACVLTTAAVQLELLSPFQLYFNPHLVFRKFQVWRLVTNFLFFGPLGFSFFFNMLFVFRYCRMLEEGSFRGRTADFVFMFLFGGVLMTLLGLLGSLFFLGQALMAMLVYVWSRRSPRVRVNFFGLLTFQAPFLPWALMGFSLLLGNSILVDLLGIAVGHIYYFLEDVFPNQPGGKRLLLTPGFLKLLLDAPAEDPNYLPLPEEQPGPHLPPPQQ
- the DERL3 gene encoding derlin-3 isoform X4, which encodes MAWQGLAAEFLQVPAVTRAYTAACVLTTAAVLELLSPFQLYFNPHLVFRKFQVWRLVTNFLFFGPLGFSFFFNMLFVFRYCRMLEEGSFRGRTADFVFMFLFGGVLMTLLGLLGSLFFLGQALMAMLVYVWSRRSPRVRVNFFGLLTFQAPFLPWALMGFSLLLGNSILVDLLGIAVGHIYYFLEDVFPNQPGGKRLLLTPGFLGLQSSKAPAGSSRTIWTQQSQGGPGTAGELTAPS